Proteins from a genomic interval of Zingiber officinale cultivar Zhangliang chromosome 2A, Zo_v1.1, whole genome shotgun sequence:
- the LOC122043188 gene encoding ACT domain-containing protein ACR8-like encodes MEWPAYLDEYQKLVIRMNTPRVVIDNAVCATATLVKVDSASREHGVLLEAVQVLNDLDLTVRKAYMSSDGRWFMDVFHVTDQFGHKLNDESVISYLEQSLDAGNPETNRDRGCVGLTALELTGPDRPGLLSEVFAVLAELECDVAGATVWTHRGRIACLIFVKDELTGAPIADVHRARRIESRLRQVLNADGASCSAAVATAFFSHVDRRLHQLMLADLDYDHTSPASTPSAVWVQNWAERGYSIVNVQCRDRPKLLFDMVCTLTDMDFVVCHGTVDTAGDQTQQEFYIKHKDGSTIRSEAEKQRVIQCLQAAIERRASESTRLELCIKDRPRLLSEVTRTFRENGLLVIRAEVSTKGDMAADVFYVTGAAGQPADQRAIEAVRERIGSEWLRVKEEQFPRFRHEESSSSSKRGDDAMGAGVGLFNLGSFVMRNLHNLGLIKS; translated from the exons ATGGAGTGGCCTGCATACTTGGATGAGTACCAGAAGCTCGTCATCAGAATGAACACTCCCAG AGTTGTGATCGACAATGCTGTCTGCGCGACCGCCACTCTCGTCAAG GTGGATAGCGCGTCGAGGGAGCATGGCGTTCTCCTGGAAGCCGTTCAGGTGCTGAACGACCTCGATTTGACGGTCAGGAAGGCGTACATGTCCTCCGACGGACGGTGGTTCATGGACGTCTTCCATGTCACCGACCAGTTCGGCCACAAGCTCAATGATGAAAGCGTCATCTCCTACCTCGAGCAG TCTCTGGACGCCGGAAACCCGGAGACGAACAGAGATCGCGGCTGCGTGGGCCTGACGGCGCTGGAGCTAACGGGGCCAGACCGCCCGGGCCTCCTCTCTGAGGTCTTCGCCGTGCTTGCCGAGCTCGAGTGCGACGTGGCGGGGGCGACTGTGTGGACGCACCGAGGCCGCATCGCCTGCCTCATTTTCGTCAAAGACGAGCTCACCGGCGCGCCCATCGCCGACGTGCACCGCGCCAGACGCATCGAGTCCCGCCTCCGCCAGGTCCTCAACGCCGACGGCGCCTCCTGCAGCGCTGCAGTCGCCACCGCATTCTTCTCCCACGTCGACCGCCGGCTCCACCAACTCATGCTCGCCGACCTCGACTACGACCACACCTCGCCGGCGTCGACGCCTTCCGCCGTCTGGGTCCAGAACTGGGCCGAGCGAGGCTACTCCATCGTCAACGTGCAGTGCCGCGACCGGCCGAAGCTGCTCTTCGACATGGTTTGCACGTTAACGGACATGGATTTCGTTGTCTGCCACGGCACCGTCGATACTGCAGGCGACCAAACTCAACAG GAATTTTACATAAAGCACAAAGATGGCAGCACCATCCGTTCGGAAGCAGAGAAGCAACGAGTGATCCAATGCTTGCAAGCAGCCATCGAGAGAAGAGCATCAGAG AGCACAAGATTGGAGCTTTGCATCAAGGACCGGCCGAGATTGCTGTCAGAGGTGACAAGGACCTTCCGTGAGAACGGGCTTCTGGTGATACGCGCAGAGGTGTCGACAAAGGGCGACATGGCTGCCGACGTGTTCTACGTGACCGGTGCAGCCGGGCAGCCAGCGGATCAGCGGGCGATCGAAGCCGTGAGGGAAAGGATTGGGTCGGAATGGCTGAGGGTGAAGGAGGAGCAGTTCCCGCGGTTCCGCCACGAGGAGTCGTCATCGTCGAGCAAGAGGGGAGACGACGCCATGGGCGCCGGTGTTGGGCTATTCAATTTAGGGAGCTTCGTGATGAGGAACCTTCACAACTTGGGATTGATCAAGTCGTAG
- the LOC122043189 gene encoding auxin-responsive protein SAUR50-like has protein sequence MGKCGKLRLVVRLQQMLRRWLLRTATAADVPAGHVAVCVGISSRRFVVRATSLNHPIFRQLLRQAEEEYGSPSSGRPGPLSLPCDEVLFEHLLHLISTTSSSSFGFANCDINELAKLCSSTTPPSDSYRCCSIGRWLPSADDLPLLHPHCFSHAFR, from the coding sequence ATGGGAAAATGTGGCAAGCTCCGCTTGGTGGTGCGCCTCCAGCAGATGCTGCGCCGGTGGTTGCTGCGGACGGCGACGGCGGCAGATGTACCGGCTGGGCACGTTGCAGTGTGCGTGGGGATCAGCTCCCGGCGGTTTGTCGTCCGCGCGACGAGTCTCAACCATCCGATCTTCCGGCAGCTGCTCCGGCAGGCGGAGGAGGAGTACGGCTCTCCCTCCAGCGGTCGCCCAGGCCCGCTCTCTCTCCCCTGCGACGAAGTTCTCTTTGAACACCTCCTCCACCTCAtatccaccacctcctcctcctctttcgGCTTCGCCAACTGTGACATCAACGAATTGGCAAAACTCTGCTCCTCCACAACTCCTCCCTCTGATTCCTATCGCTGCTGCAGCATTGGCCGGTGGCTACCTTCGGCTGACGATCTGCCGCTCCTCCACCCACACTGCTTCTCCCACGCCTTCCGGTGA
- the LOC122043191 gene encoding ubiquitin-conjugating enzyme E2 variant 1C-like isoform X2, whose protein sequence is MSVQVPRNFRLLEELERGEKGIGDGTVSYGMDDGDDIYMRSWTGTIIGPLNTVHEGRIYQLKLFCDKDYPEKPPSVRFHSRINMTCVNPDTGVVDPKKFLVLGNWQRDYTMEYVLTHLKKEMATSHNRRLVQPPEGTSF, encoded by the exons ATGAGTGTACAAG TTCCTCGGAACTTTAGATTGCTCGAAGAGCTCGAGAGAGGGGAAAAGGGAATAGGAGATGGTACTGTAAGTTATGGCATGGATGATGGAGATGACATTTACATGCGCTCTTGGACTGGCACAATAATTGGCCCCCTTAAT ACAGTCCATGAGGGTCGCATCTATCAGTTGAAGTTGTTCTGTGACAAGGACTATCCCGAGAAGCCACCGAGTGTTCGGTTCCATTCACGCATCAACATGACTTGTGTTAATCCTGACACAGGAGTG GTAGATCCAAAGAAATTTTTGGTTCTGGGGAACTGGCAACGTGATTACACAATGGAGTATGTTCTAACACACCTCAAAAAAGAAATGGCAACATCACACAACCGCAGATTAGTGCAGCCTCCAGAAGGTACTTCTTTCTAA
- the LOC122043191 gene encoding ubiquitin-conjugating enzyme E2 variant 1C-like isoform X1, which translates to MTLGSSGGSGVVVPRNFRLLEELERGEKGIGDGTVSYGMDDGDDIYMRSWTGTIIGPLNTVHEGRIYQLKLFCDKDYPEKPPSVRFHSRINMTCVNPDTGVVDPKKFLVLGNWQRDYTMEYVLTHLKKEMATSHNRRLVQPPEGTSF; encoded by the exons ATGACTCTCGGCAGCTCCGGTGGATCCGGCGTTGTCG TTCCTCGGAACTTTAGATTGCTCGAAGAGCTCGAGAGAGGGGAAAAGGGAATAGGAGATGGTACTGTAAGTTATGGCATGGATGATGGAGATGACATTTACATGCGCTCTTGGACTGGCACAATAATTGGCCCCCTTAAT ACAGTCCATGAGGGTCGCATCTATCAGTTGAAGTTGTTCTGTGACAAGGACTATCCCGAGAAGCCACCGAGTGTTCGGTTCCATTCACGCATCAACATGACTTGTGTTAATCCTGACACAGGAGTG GTAGATCCAAAGAAATTTTTGGTTCTGGGGAACTGGCAACGTGATTACACAATGGAGTATGTTCTAACACACCTCAAAAAAGAAATGGCAACATCACACAACCGCAGATTAGTGCAGCCTCCAGAAGGTACTTCTTTCTAA